The DNA segment CCGGGCGTGGGCGACAACAGCGCCAGCCTGGCGGTCGTGACGGCCCTGCTACGTGACCTGCGCGCCGCGCCCGGCACGCTGACCCGGCCGCTGTGGGTGGCCGCGAATGTCGGCGAGGAGGGTCTGGGCGACCTGCGCGGCAGCAAGGCGCTGATCGAGCAGCACCGCCCGCAGCTCGGCGCGTTCATCGCCGTGGACGGCTACCTGGGGGTGGCGGTCACGCGCGGGGTGGGCGTGCGCCGCTACCGGGCGACCTTCGTGGGACCGGGCGGGCACTCGTGGGGTGACCAGGGTCCCAGCACGCTGCACGCGATGGGCCGCGCGATCAGCGCCCTGTACGCCCTGCACCTGCCCATGACGCCGCGCACCACCCTGAACGTGGGCGTGGCGGGCGGCGGCACCAGCGTCAACTCCATCGCGGGCAGCGCGGAACTGCTGCTCGACCTGCGCTCGCTGGACGCCGGCGTCCTGGCGGATCTGGACAGCCGGGCGGTGGCGTCGCTGCACGCGGCGGCGCGCGAGGTGGGCGTGACCGTGCGCGTCGAGCGCGTCGGGGACCGGCCGGGCGGGCACCTGAACAGCGAGCCGCTGCTGCCGCTGATCCGCGAGGCAGCCCGCGAACTGCGCATCGAGGTGCGCACCGCGTCGAGTTCCACCGACGCGAACGCCGCCGCGCCCCACGGCCTGAGCGCCGTGGCGGTCGGCGTGTACCGCGGCGGCAACGCGCACCGCGCCGACGAGTGGGTGCAGGCGGCCAGCCTGGGGTCCGGCCTGAAGTTCCTGGGCCGCATGGTCGACCTGTACCAGAGACGGCCCGTGCGCTGACCCCCCCCGGCCGCCGCCCCCCCGCCGGGGGCAGGTTTTTCGTGACCTGCATGGCAATTCCGGCCCACCAATTTCCCATCCGGCCAGGGCAGAATGCGGGGACCATGACTTCCTCGCCGCTGCCTGTGGCCCCCCTGTCCGCCCCCCTGCACGCCCGGCCCCGGGTGCCGTGGCGTGGGGCACGGAGGCTGCTGCTCGGCGCGGCGCTGCTGAGCGGCGCGGGCGCCCACGCCGCCACCGTGTCCTCGCCCGCACAGGAGCTGTTCATGCGGGTAAACATCCTGATCCAGCAGCAGTACGGCGGACTGTCCACCGTGGACCGCGCCGCGCTGACCCGCGAGTACCAGGAGCGGCTGGACGCTGTGTGCGCCGCCGACGGCCCCGACTGTCCCGAGAGCCGCGCGTACCCGGTCGTGACGGCGGAACTGACCGCGCTGGGCGACGACCACAGCTACTTCATGACGCCGGACGACCTCAAGGACTTCATCTCGCGCGCCACGGGCGGCACCCGCCGGCAGTTCGGTGTGAAGCTCGCCAGCCTGGACGGCGAGAACCGCGTGGTGACCGAGGTGGTGCCCGGCAGCGCCGCGGACGCCGCGGGTCTGAAGCGCGGTGACCTGCTGCTGACGCTGAACGGCAAGCCCTACACCTACGCTGGCCTGCGCTCCGCCCGCGATTCCGGCACGCCGATCACCCTGGGCCTGACGCGCGTGGGCCAGCCGCTCACCCTGACCCTGACCTCCAGCGAGAGCAGCACCGAGGAACTGCCGCTGGTGCAGTACGTGCCCGCGCCCACCGCCACGAACCCGCAGGCGGAAGTCGCCGTGCTGCGTATCCCGACCTTCCTGTCGGGCGGCGGCGTGGCGCAGCGCGTGCACGACCTGGTGGGCGAGGCGCAGACGCGCGGCGCGGCCGGCATGATCGTGGACCTGCGCGGCGATCCGGGCGGTAGCCTCAGCGAGTGCGACAGCGCCGTGAGCGCCTTCGTGCCCACCGTGACCCGCCTGGCCCGCTCCGCCGGCGGCAACAGCCGCACGGTGGTGAGCCGCGGCACCCGCCTGGAGGACGGCATGCCCAGCGGCGGCGTGCGCCGCCCGCACCTGTGGACCGGCCCGCTGGCCGTGCTGGTCGACCAGGGCAGCGCGTCGTGCAGCGAGTTCTTCGCGTACGAGGTGCAGTACGCCGGGCGCGGCCCGATCATCGGGGAGGCCACCGCCGGCGTGGGCAACACCGCCACGCGCGTGTTCGACGCGGGCAAGGGCGGCCTGCAACTCACCATCCTGAACTACGCCAAGCCCGACGGCACCCCGTACCCCATCCACGTCACGCCGGACAAGACCTTCGCGCAGGGCGAGGCGCAGCTGCGCGACCTCACGCAGGGCAAGGACGACCTGCTGCAGGAGGGCCTCAAGGCCCTGAACAGCGCGCCCGTACTCGGCAGCGACCCGTACCGCCAGGAGCCCTGAGCCGGGCGGGCGCGTCAGCCCGCCCGCACCGGGAACCCGAAGCGCTCCAGCACCTCGCCGGGCGTGCGCTTGGGCCGGCCCGACAGCGGATCGACCCACACCCAGTCGGTGCGGCACTCGGCCAGCCGCACGCCCTGGGGTGGGTCGCCGTCGTTCACACGGTCGACGGTGTACAGGCGCACCGAGCGCAGGCCCGCACTCTCGGTCAGGTAGGTGCGGACGCGGGCGCGGTCGCCCAGCACCGCCGGCACGTGGTACGTGATGCGGTGCTGCCGCGCGACCGGCACCGCCCCCAGCGCGGCCAGCGCGGGCGTGTCCAGATCCAGCCGCGCGGCGTGCGCGCGGGCCACCCGTTCGCACCAGCCCAGGTACACGACGTTGTTCACGTGCTCCAGTTCGTCGAGGTCATCCGGACCGACCGTCAGCACGAGTTCGTGCCGGCGCTGCGGGATCAGCGCGTCCCAGTCCGGGTGCGCCTCGGGCAGATCAGCGCTCACAGGGTTGGGCTCATGCGCCGTACAGGTCGTTCACGGCCCGCGATCCCGCGAGGTCCAGCGCCGTGATGCCGCCCGCATCGTGCGTGAAGTACGTGACCTTCACCTTGCGGTATCCGATCAGGAGGTCCGGGTGGTGGTTTTCCGCCTCGGCGTGCGCCGCGACCCGCACTGCGAAGTCCACACCGGCCTGATACGTGTCGAAGGTGAATTCACGCCACAGCCGGCCGTCGTCGCCCCACCAGCCCGGCGCCTTGCCGGCCTGCACGTCGCCGTCGGAGAGGAGCCGGTTCGGGTCGTACG comes from the Deinococcus metalli genome and includes:
- a CDS encoding M20/M25/M40 family metallo-hydrolase produces the protein MPLSYLTRIAQTPAPTFHEGRRADLLASLWQELGYTTERDAVGNVLTRVTPPGTEGKPALLLAAHLDTVFEPGTDVTVREEAGRLIGPGVGDNSASLAVVTALLRDLRAAPGTLTRPLWVAANVGEEGLGDLRGSKALIEQHRPQLGAFIAVDGYLGVAVTRGVGVRRYRATFVGPGGHSWGDQGPSTLHAMGRAISALYALHLPMTPRTTLNVGVAGGGTSVNSIAGSAELLLDLRSLDAGVLADLDSRAVASLHAAAREVGVTVRVERVGDRPGGHLNSEPLLPLIREAARELRIEVRTASSSTDANAAAPHGLSAVAVGVYRGGNAHRADEWVQAASLGSGLKFLGRMVDLYQRRPVR
- a CDS encoding S41 family peptidase; the encoded protein is MTSSPLPVAPLSAPLHARPRVPWRGARRLLLGAALLSGAGAHAATVSSPAQELFMRVNILIQQQYGGLSTVDRAALTREYQERLDAVCAADGPDCPESRAYPVVTAELTALGDDHSYFMTPDDLKDFISRATGGTRRQFGVKLASLDGENRVVTEVVPGSAADAAGLKRGDLLLTLNGKPYTYAGLRSARDSGTPITLGLTRVGQPLTLTLTSSESSTEELPLVQYVPAPTATNPQAEVAVLRIPTFLSGGGVAQRVHDLVGEAQTRGAAGMIVDLRGDPGGSLSECDSAVSAFVPTVTRLARSAGGNSRTVVSRGTRLEDGMPSGGVRRPHLWTGPLAVLVDQGSASCSEFFAYEVQYAGRGPIIGEATAGVGNTATRVFDAGKGGLQLTILNYAKPDGTPYPIHVTPDKTFAQGEAQLRDLTQGKDDLLQEGLKALNSAPVLGSDPYRQEP
- a CDS encoding acyl-CoA thioesterase — encoded protein: MSADLPEAHPDWDALIPQRRHELVLTVGPDDLDELEHVNNVVYLGWCERVARAHAARLDLDTPALAALGAVPVARQHRITYHVPAVLGDRARVRTYLTESAGLRSVRLYTVDRVNDGDPPQGVRLAECRTDWVWVDPLSGRPKRTPGEVLERFGFPVRAG
- a CDS encoding 4a-hydroxytetrahydrobiopterin dehydratase, with product MAYDPRMAYDPNRLLSDGDVQAGKAPGWWGDDGRLWREFTFDTYQAGVDFAVRVAAHAEAENHHPDLLIGYRKVKVTYFTHDAGGITALDLAGSRAVNDLYGA